From the genome of Bactrocera oleae isolate idBacOlea1 chromosome 2, idBacOlea1, whole genome shotgun sequence, one region includes:
- the LOC106618590 gene encoding putative polypeptide N-acetylgalactosaminyltransferase 13 — translation MKLQKRCWHWRVLLLPLALLLFTCIFSYVQFVEHEYADLQAERYEQAQVLPVAAESALSDYVIAVREFLAAAPTETLTAPWEFYHYNAARSVAIGALRALPDTRDASCTARPFHLPTQRAGVSIIIAFHNEARSALLRTVMTLYHRTPQRYLHELILIDDCSADVDLLPAMLNLQLPPFMRNFSSSSPPMTTANYASLHPSANSSDSAPTSQPQVTIKSARNTQRLGVIVSRNRGARLATGDYLLFLDSHCEVNVGWLEPLLERLAIGAAAVSPVLDSINAESLEYTASSKYLMGGFDWNLHFHWIPRPQSTQSQSQRGDKYKQQQQQQQAFAESLNGHAAFSWARRRFNEARSQHNTNTAATAFKSPTFAGGIFMISREWFNKLNGFNPLLQTWGGESIEFSIKLWLCGGQIEIVPCSRVGHIFRKQHPFHFPNGSDSQTTYLRNSKIIAESWFDAYKYFFYASKPAAKHIPLSSNDTEQSHQLRLALNCQPFSWYLQNVFPQLKLPNDEFIAFGALSSGELCLHIANYATSQLRMTSCFQNDVTHWYLHRHNSQLQASSGTCLHVVADVPMRATKLRNSTRSTHFRVVLRPCVDQEVGERGHNQRANQKQTPNQRWLRRGGLLVHQQTQLCLDNPLSDVVVVSHCRNAAPSQLFRFAMELQRL, via the exons ATGAAGTTGCAGAAACGATGCTGGCATTGGCGCGTACTGCTGCTGCCCTTAGCGCTGCTGCTGTTCACTTGCATCTTCAGCTACGTGCAATTCGTCGAGCATGAGTATGCAGACCTGCAAGCTGAACGCTACGAACAGGCGCAA GTGCTGCCTGTTGCCGCGGAGAGCGCGCTTAGCGACTACGTAATAGCGGTGCGTGAATTCCTGGCTGCGGCGCCGACAGAAACGCTAACGGCGCCGTGGGAATTTTATCATTACAATGCGGCACGTAGCGTTGCGATTGGCGCCTTGCGCGCGTTACCCGATACACGGGACGCTAG CTGCACAGCGCGTCCCTTCCATCTGCCGACGCAACGTGCGGGCGTTTCCATCATCATCGCGTTTCACAATGAGGCACGTTCAGCGCTCTTGCGTACCGTAATGACATTGTATCACCGCACTCCGCAGCGCTATCTGCACGAGCTGATACTGATCGATGACTGCAGCGCGGATG TTGATCTGCTGCCGGCTATGCTTAACCTTCAGCTACCGCCATTTATGCGTAATTTTTCATCTTCGTCACCGCCAATGACGACCGCAAACTATGCTAGCTTACATCCTTCGGCAAATTCGAGCGACAGCGCGCCCACTTCACAGCCGCAAGTTACAATTAAGAGTGCGCGTAATACGCAACGATTGGGCGTGATTGTATCACGTAATCGTGGCGCTCGTCTTGCCACCGGCGATTATTTACTCTTCCTCGACAGTCATTGTGAGGTTAATGTAGGCTGGCTAGAGCCATTGCTGGAGCGTTTGGCTATAGGCGCGGCAGCCGTCAGCCCTGTGTTGGATAGCATTAATGCGGAATCATTGGAGTATACGGCGAGTTCGAAGTATCTCATGGGTGGTTTCGATTGGAATTTACACTTTCATTGGATACCGCGACCGCAATCAACGCAATCACAGTCACAGCGTGGCGACAAATacaagcagcagcaacaacagcagcaagcaTTCGCAGAATCTTTAAACGGGCATGCCGCATTCAGTTGGGCGCGCAGAAGATTTAACGAGGCGCGCTCGCAACACAACACAAATACCGCCGCAACGGCATTCAA AAGCCCTACTTTTGCTGGTGGAATATTTATGATCTCTCGGGAAtggtttaataaattaaatggcTTCAACCCACTACTGCAG ACTTGGGGTGGCGAGTCCATTGAATTCTCCATTAAATTGTGGCTTTGTGGCGGACAAATCGAGATTGTGCCATGCAGCCGGGTCGGGCATATTTTTCGCAAACAGCATCCATTTCATTTTCCCAATGGCAGCGATAGCCAGACAACATATCTCAG AAATTCAAAAATCATTGCCGAATCCTGGTTTGACGcctacaaatatttcttctacgCCTCCAAACCGGCGGCCAAGCATATACCCCTCAGCAGCAACGACACAGAGCAAAGCCATCAGTTGAGGCTCGCTCTCAATTGCCAGCCATTCTCTTGGTATTTGCAGAATGTTTTCCCGCAACTCAA ACTGCCCAATGATGAGTTCATCGCATTTGGCGCACTAAGCTCCGGCGAGCTTTGCCTGCATATCGCCAATTATGCCACCAGTCAGCTACGTATGACTAGCTGCTTCCAAAATGACGTTACTCACTGGTATCTGCACCGACACAATTCTCAATTGCAAGCGAGTTCCGGTACGTGTCTCCACGTAGTCGCCGATGTGCCAATGCGCGCGACGAAGCTGAGAAACTCAACGCGTTCGACGCATTTTCGTGTTGTGCTGCGGCCATGCGTCGATCAGGAAGTCGGCGAGCGCGGACATAATCAGCGCGCGAATCAAAAACAGACACCGAATCAACGTTGGTTGCGACGCGGTGGCTTGTTGGTGCACCAACAGACGCAGTTATGTCTCGATAATCCGCTAAGCGATGTGGTTGTCGTCAGTCATTGCCGCAATGCCGCGCCGTCACAGCTGTTTCGCTTCGCCATGGAACTGCAGCGACTGTAA